From one Lolium rigidum isolate FL_2022 chromosome 4, APGP_CSIRO_Lrig_0.1, whole genome shotgun sequence genomic stretch:
- the LOC124648431 gene encoding vignain-like, with protein MEGKRMLTGTTTSMVIMCVLILSLTVNSATAEDCGCCSSSRAKACCFACIAASGTDSVCKNTCCFPCFGDSVAITTIWSCILVDAPVVPTAVAPAMGVPFTEKDLASEENLWGLYGTWKSHYTVSPRGLGAEMEARRFNVFKENVRYIHEANMKDRPFRLALNKFADMTTDEFRRTYAGSRVRHHRSLSGGRQGDGSFMYSDAEKLPAAVDWRQKGAVTAIKDQGDQCGSCWAFSTIAAVEGINKIRTGNLVSLSEQELLDCDNVNNNGCHGGLMDNAFQFIKKNGGITTESSYPYQGEQNSCDQSKENPHHVSIDGYEHVPANDESALQKAVANQPVSVAIDASSNDFKFYSEGVFSVGCGTDLDHGVAAVGYGTTRDKTKYWIVKNSWGENWGEKGYIRMQRGVSQAEGLCGIAMQASYPTKSAPHATMRDVALTDEL; from the exons ATGGAGGGCAAGAGGATGCTCACTGGCACTACCACTTCGATGGTGATCATGTGCGTGCTCATCCTGAGCCTCACTGTCAACTCGGCCACCGCGGAAGACTGTGGCTGCTGCTCAAGCTCCCGAGCAAAAGCATGCTGTTTTGCTTGTATTGCTGCGAGTGGCACCGACTCAGTCTGCAAGAACACTTGTTGTTTCCCTTGTTTTGGTGATTCTG TTGCAATAACAACAATTTGGAGTTGTATTTTGGTAGACGCACCAGTGGTGCCGACGGCTGTGGCCCCGGCGATGGGCGTCCCCTTCACCGAGAAAGACCTCGCCTCGGAAGAGAACCTGTGGGGCCTCTACGGGACGTGGAAGAGCCACTACACGGTGTCACCGAGGGGGCTCGGCGCCGAAATGGAGGCCCGCCGCTTCAACGTGTTCAAGGAGAACGTGCGGTACATCCACGAGGCCAACATGAAGGACAGGCCCTTCAGGCTGGCGCTCAACAAGTTCGCCGACATGACCACCGACGAGTTCCGCCGCACGTACGCCGGGTCCAGGGTGCGGCACCACCGCTCCCTGAGCGGCGGACGCCAGGGCGACGGGAGCTTCATGTACTCGGACGCCGAGAAACTGCCGGCGGCTGTGGACTGGCGGCAAAAGGGCGCCGTGACAGCCATCAAGGACCAAGGCGACCAGTGTG GGAGCTGCTGGGCGTTCTCCACGATCGCGGCGGTGGAAGGCATCAACAAGATCAGGACGGGGAACCTTGTCTCGCTATCGGAGCAGGAGCTCTTGGACTGTGATAACGTCAACAACAATGGGTGCCACGGCGGGCTCATGGACAACGCATTCCAGTTCATCAAGAAAAACGGAGGCATCACCACCGAGTCCAGCTATCCGTATCAAGGCGAGCAGAACAGCTGTGACCAGTCAAAG GAAAACCCTCATCATGTTTCAATCGATGGCTACGAGCATGTCCCTGCGAATGACGAGTCTGCTCTGCAGAAAGCCGTGGCGAACCAGCCCGTGTCCGTTGCAATAGACGCCAGCAGCAATGATTTCAAGTTCTACTCCGAG GGCGTCTTCAGCGTAGGTTGTGGCACGGATCTCGATCATGGTGTGGCCGCTGTTGGGTACGGTACTACTCGAGATAAGACGAAATACTGGATCGTGAAGAACTCATGGGGAGAGAACTGGGGTGAAAAGGGCTACATAAGGATGCAGCGCGGTGTGTCGCAAGCAGAGGGTTTGTGTGGTATCGCCATGCAGGCGTCTTACCCAACCAAGTCGGCACCACATGCGACGATGAGGGATGTGGCTCTTACTGATGAGCTCTAA